CAGTGCACGCTCGACCGACTGAATAATTGGCATTTTCATTCATCCCTTATAAAAATATGGTTAGGATTATATTAACACATCTATGATTAGTTTATGAATCGCCAGCCGGAGCAGAAAAACATTAACGCAAGGTCGAAGATAACTGTCCTTCCACTGGAACGGCAAGACCTTTTGCGCCTTTCTCTGACATTTTTAAGTGGGGCGCGTACCTTTGGATCATTTCAAATCCAACGCGAGCCCTCCTTACCCGCTCCTTCGATAATGCAATGGAAGTATCCTCCAGATGTGTGCCCGATGGATAAATATTAGGAGCATTCCTCAAACCGAACTTAATGTAAACCGGGGCAGCAACTCTGATGATTTCAGGAATGTCGAAATGACGAATAAAGCCACCTATATCGTCCGGCACTTCAACGTAAATGTCCAATGGCAGATCTACCGCCTGCCGGATAGCCGCCAGCCGTGAGAGTGTGAGATCCGTTGGCACATTAAACGTTCCTGCTCCAATTTGTTCCATCAAACGGATGGATACTGGATTCGACTGTCCCATCTGCACGGATACTTTAACGATAAGATCGTTCGGCAGCTCACCTAGCTTTTTAAATTCATTCACCAGCCATAATATACCTTCATCAGCTACGAGAATACTACGCAGCCCCGCTTCACACCCCCGTTTAATATCTTCAATAGCATAGACGAGCTGGTCCATTCCTTCCACACGCTGTCCTGCAATCTTTCCTGCGCTTGACCAGGGCATGGCTGTAATATCCCAGCCACCGCGCGGACCCACGAATAAACTTGCTTCGAGTTTTTCTTTTCTCGCCAGCTTCACCATGTCGGTTAACTCCTGATCTGTGTATAACATAATTCCGCTGCCTTGAGAGATTCTGTGAATCGGCACTTGGTATTTGCTGGAAGCTCCCAATACAGCATGCAGTGAATTTACTCCTTCCACACTGGGAATTTCAATTCGATATTGGGCCCCATCAGGAAATGTCTTAGTAGAAGTAGGAAGCTCATGACAGTCTTTTCCGGGAAATCCGAGTTTTTCAATCGTCTCCCTTGTTCGATCCACTCCACTCACCCCCTGCTTTTCGAATCGTGAGGCACGTTCTCAAACGAATAAGTGCTTGCTTTCGCAATCGAAAACCTCCCATCATTAGTTCTATAATATAAAACTAAGTTTTATAATAATTCAATAAAGATGTTACACGAGAGGTTTTTTGAAGTCAACTTTTATTTTGAATTTTCGGAAAAATGATTCGATGGTACTTTTATTTGTGATCTGACCCAACTTTTTACCCGCAAAAAAACTCCTATTTAATGAATAAACAGAAGTTTTATGGTCAATATGGAAACGAATCAGCCCAGCAGCTGCAGGAATTTCTCTTCTGTAATAATTTCGATATTCAGCCCTTCCTCTCTCAACGCTTCTGCTTTCTTCAGCTTACTTGTTTTCTGCCCTTCTTGTTTGTATTTCAAATAATCACGATTGCCTACTACTAAGTAATCGATATTCGCTTGAACGCTGTCCGTACATAAACCGCCAAAACTGACTACTTTCTGCATGGCTTCCCTTCTTTTGAGAGACTGCAAGGTTCCAGTAAAAGCAAAGGTTGCCTGGTACATTGGATGATCCACATCAAACTCTGACGTTGCAGCCACGAAATCCTTAGCTGAAGGAGAGCTCTTTTTTCTCGTTAGTCTGGCCGGCTCATACCCAGATGGATAGATCCTCCCATTTATCGTATTCGTTGCCACCTGCAACTCTTGCACATTGTCTACTTTATGATGCTCACAGGCTTTCATTAATATGATAGCTGCGGCTTGAGCATCTTCTAATGCATGGTGATGCTCGAAATGGATACCCAGCATCTTCGCCAGTGATTTTAAATTATAGCTCTTTAAATGCGGCCACGTTTTCTTCGCCAGATTGACGGTACAGTTATACGTCAGTTCAGGATAAGAGATTTGATAATCGTCAAGCACCTTGCGAAGAACACTCATGTCAAAACTGGCGTTGTGAGCAACCACAAACTTCCCCTCCAGCTTCTCCTTAATTTCTTCTCCCCATAATTCATTAAATTCCTTTTCGTCCCGCACGTCTTCTTTTGTAATCCCGTGGATACTTGTATTTATAGAATGAAAATAATTACGTTTTGGTTTGACAAGACGATAATATTCATCAGCAAGCCGTCCATGCTCATATTCTATTAATCCAATTGAGCAGACACTTGATCTTGAGGAATTTGCTGTTTCAAAATCAATCGCCACAAAATTCATACTCCCACTCCTTATGTAAGCTCCTTTTAGTTTTAGTTTCTATGTTCCCTTTCCACTCAAAAATAACCTGTGAAATCTAAATCAATCATACTCTTCTGGAAAAATTTTTACAAAAAATTAATTGCTCCTTCATCCCTATAACAGCAAATCTTTTTTCTCTCCACATCCAGTTCGTGTTCTAAGGACAAGTTTAATTCAGATTTTTCCTGGCAATAAGGAAATAAAACTTCAACAAGGATGTGAGAGAATGCAAGCTGTCACTTATCAAGGCAAAGAACAAATGAAGGTAAAAGAAGTAGCCACTCCTGAAATACAGGAAAATAGTGATATGATCGTCAGAATTACAGCAAGCGGAATCTGCGGATCTGATCTTCATTTATATAAAGGCGGGATCGAACCTGATATTGACTACGTAGTTGGTCATGAGCCAATGGGAATTGTAGAAGAAACCGGCCCTGATGTAAAAACGCTGAAGAAAGGCGACCGCGTTGTGATTCCATTTAACATTGGGTGCGGGGAATGCTTCTATTGCAAAAACCAGATGGAAAGTCAGTGCGATGAATCCAACCCTCACGATGAACGCGGAGGCCTGTTTGGTTTCACCGAGGTTAACGGAAACTTCCCCGGCGGTCAGGCAGAGTACCTGCGTGTTCCGTATGCGGATTTTACTTCGTTTAAAGTTCCAGAATCAAGTGAATTAGAGGATGAAAGTGTTCTCTTCCTATCCGATGTGATACCGACTGCTTATTGGAGCGTGGAACACAGCGGCGTTAAAAAAGGGGATAAAGTGATTATTCTCGGAAGCGGTCCGATCGGTTTAATGGCTCAGAAATTTGCTCGACTTAAAGGAGCGGAAAGAGTCATCGCCGTAGACCAGGTCGACCATCGTCTTGAGCACGCGAAAAGGACAAATGATGTGGAAACCTATAACTTTAAAAATGAAGAAAATATCGGCGCATTACTTCACGAGGATACCCAAGGCGGTGCCGATGTAGTGATCGATTGTGTAGGCATGGATGGCACCGTTCCACCGAACAAAGAATTCGGTTCTGAATTCGATAATCAGTTCGGCACCATCAGCCCTATTAAAACTGCTTCTCAGGCTGTCCGTAAATTCGGGACAGTGCAATTGACGGGCGTTTACGGAACTGAAGCTAACGGTTTTCCTATAGGAGATTTTTTCACCCGCAACGTTTCCTTGCAGATGGGTCAGGCTCCGGTCATCCACTTGATGCCTGAACTTTATGACATGATTGAAAATAAAGAATTTGATCCGACCGACATCATCACCCATTCGCTCGATATCAAAGATGCCGCAAAGGGGTATGACATTTTTGATAAAAAAGAAGACGGCAACATCAAAGTAATTCTTAAACCATAGTTCAATAAAGAATGGCCTGGAGCAAATTGCTCCAGGCTTTTCTTATGAAGATTTTTTATCTTTTCCTCTTCATAAACCGTTCAATTACGAGCCGCCTTTATTATAAAAAAACGATGCACAACGATTTATACCTAGATTTGAAATTTTATTTCATAAAAATTAATATCAACGATTTTTTATTCTAAAAATGCTATACTTACTGAAAGCGCTTAATACAATGATCTCAATTGAGGTGTTCCATTATGAATGGAGTTTTATATAAAGTAAGAGAGTCCTTTTCTACTGTAAAGCCGGCGGAAAAGGTAGTTGCGGATTACATCTTACATCACCCTGAAAATGTGGTTTCCATGTCCATTCAGCAAGTTGCTGCGGAAAGCTTCTCCAGTCCTTCTGCGGTTCTAAGATTCTGTAAAACTCTTGGGTTTGGAGGATTTAAGGATTTCAAGCTTAAGCTTGCCGGGGATCTGTCCATTTTAAATATGCATGACATGGATAAGCATGAATTAAAACCAGGTGATTCTTTAACAAATATTATGACTGTTGTCACGAATAATAATATCCAATCGCTGACCGAAAGTCTGCAGCTGCTTGATATCGAACAGCTGACGAAAGCCTTTCACTATTTGGTAAACGCTAAAAAGATAGATTTGTACGGCGTAGGCTCGAGCTATTTAATTGCCTCAGATGCCGTTCAGAAGTTTATGAGAATTAACAAACCCTGTACAGCTTACAGTGATTTTCACATGCAGAGAGTATCTGCAGTCAATTTGGAAGCAGAAGATGTAGCCGTCGCGATTTCCTATTCAGGTGCTACGAAGCAAGTCATTGAATGTATTCAAATCGCCAAAAGCCAGGGGGCAAAAGTCATAGCCGTAACGAAATATGCCGATACAGAACTCAGCTCTTTAGCGGATGCGGTATTGTTTGTAGCTGCTAATGAAGATGATTTCCGCAGTGCCGCGATGAGTTCAAGAATGGCGACACTTAATGTGATCGATATCCTTTATACGGCCTGCGCCCACGAAGAATACGATGATGCCCTTTTTCATTTGAAAAGGACGCATGAGATTATCCAGCAAAGCGGAGAAAAAGGAGGTACAACGCAGTCATGATTAACCATTTGACTACAGAAACACGAAACCCGCATACCATGAATTTAGACGAGATGTCCACAAAAGATTTTCTACGAGTAATGAATGAAGAAGACAAACAAGTTCCCATCGCAGTAGAAAAAGAAATCAGTCAGATTGAAAAAGTCGTCAATCTGGTGGTGGACTCCTTTAACCGCGGAGGTCGCTTGATTTACTTAGGAGCTGGTACGAGCGGACGGCTTGGAATACTCGATGCCGTCGAATGCCCGCCTACTTTCGGTACCCATTTTGAACAAGTCAGAGGGTTAATCGCCGGGGGGGAACGAGCAATTATGAAAGCTGTGGAGGGAGCAGAAGACCATCCTGAAGAAGCAGTGAAAGACTTGAAAGAACTAAAACTCACCGCAAAAGATACAGTTATCGGACTTGCAGCCAGCGGCAGAACACCTTACGTTGTGGGCGGATTGAAATATGCCCGCGACTTACATGCCCATACGGCTGCTGTCAGTTGTAATAAAAATGCTGAAATCAGCCGCTATGCAGATGTTGCCATTGAAGTCTTAGCTGGGCCGGAAGTAGTCACAGGTTCAACCCGATTAAAATCCGGGACAGCTCAAAAACTAGTGGTCAATATGATTTCAACTGGTACCATGGTAGGGATCGGAAAAGTTTACGGGAATCTTATGGTAGATGTGCAATTAACGAACCAAAAGCTCGTGGAACGGGCAAAAAATATCATTTCCATCGCTACAGGCATCAGCCCTGAAGAAGCAGAGCAGTATTTAATCGATTCTGAAAACAAACCAAAAGTCGCCATCGTCATGATTGAAAGACAATGCAGCCGCGAACAAGCCGAGAAATGCTTAGAGGCAGCGAAAGGATTCGTCCGTCAAGCGATAACTCAATAGAAAGGCAGGTTGTAAAGATGAACAATCGAGAGCTTGCTGAAACACTGATCACCCATCTTGGTGGAAAACAAAACATTCTCAGCTTTACGAATTGTATTACGAGATTACGAGTGAATGTGAGAGATTATTCGAAGGTCGAACGAACCAAAATAGAACAGTTGAATGAAGTCATGGGCATTGTAGAGGACCAAACCATCCAGATTGTATTAGGGCCTGGAAAAGTTTCCAAAGTAGCCTTTGAATTCGGGATATTACAGGTATGGAAGGCGAAGATTTTGATGAGGAGGAATTGGATTTAGCCGCCGATACAAAAGCTTCCTACAAAGCCAAACAAACGTCTCCGGTACAAAAAATGCTCCGCCACGTAGGGAATATTTTCGTTCCCCTCATCCCCGGGTTTGTCGCTTCAGGACTGCTCCTCGGGATTGCTAATTTACTATTAAATCTTGCCAATCCGGAAGCCGGTGTCCTTAATCCATCCATTTTGGAATCGGATTGGTACGTCCTGTTAAAATCGATCGGCGGTCTTTTATTTGGAAGCTTAGGAATTTTCGTTGGGATCAATACAGCAAGAGAGTTCAGAGGCACCCCTGTCCTGGGGGAATCGCAGGTCTGCTTATTTACGCCCCGGCATTAAGTGAAATAGAATCGTTGCATTTATTTGGATTAAGTTTAAAAGTAAGCACTGGGCTCGGAGGACTGTTAGGAGTCATTATCGCTGCTTATCTGTTTGCAAAAATTGAGCAGTTTGTAAGAAGGCGCACGCCTGATAGTCTTGACCTGATTGTCACTCCTCTCATTACGATCATCATTGGTGCACTCCTCACCGTCATTATCATTCAGCCAGTGGCTGGATTAATTATGAACGGAATCACCTGGTTCCTTGTAGACGTCATGTTGAAAATCGGCGGAATTGTTGGAGGGTTTGTCCTTGCTGCTACCTTCCTCCCGCTTGTTACTGTCGGCCTTCACCAAGGACTGATACCTGTACATCTTGAATTAATTGAAAATGTCGGCTACACAACCTTATTACCAGTCCTCGCTATGGCTGGAGGTGGTCAAGTAGGTGCGGCAATTGCGATTTATCTAAA
This Halobacillus salinarum DNA region includes the following protein-coding sequences:
- the murQ gene encoding N-acetylmuramic acid 6-phosphate etherase translates to MINHLTTETRNPHTMNLDEMSTKDFLRVMNEEDKQVPIAVEKEISQIEKVVNLVVDSFNRGGRLIYLGAGTSGRLGILDAVECPPTFGTHFEQVRGLIAGGERAIMKAVEGAEDHPEEAVKDLKELKLTAKDTVIGLAASGRTPYVVGGLKYARDLHAHTAAVSCNKNAEISRYADVAIEVLAGPEVVTGSTRLKSGTAQKLVVNMISTGTMVGIGKVYGNLMVDVQLTNQKLVERAKNIISIATGISPEEAEQYLIDSENKPKVAIVMIERQCSREQAEKCLEAAKGFVRQAITQ
- a CDS encoding U32 family peptidase — its product is MDRTRETIEKLGFPGKDCHELPTSTKTFPDGAQYRIEIPSVEGVNSLHAVLGASSKYQVPIHRISQGSGIMLYTDQELTDMVKLARKEKLEASLFVGPRGGWDITAMPWSSAGKIAGQRVEGMDQLVYAIEDIKRGCEAGLRSILVADEGILWLVNEFKKLGELPNDLIVKVSVQMGQSNPVSIRLMEQIGAGTFNVPTDLTLSRLAAIRQAVDLPLDIYVEVPDDIGGFIRHFDIPEIIRVAAPVYIKFGLRNAPNIYPSGTHLEDTSIALSKERVRRARVGFEMIQRYAPHLKMSEKGAKGLAVPVEGQLSSTLR
- a CDS encoding alcohol dehydrogenase catalytic domain-containing protein, giving the protein MQAVTYQGKEQMKVKEVATPEIQENSDMIVRITASGICGSDLHLYKGGIEPDIDYVVGHEPMGIVEETGPDVKTLKKGDRVVIPFNIGCGECFYCKNQMESQCDESNPHDERGGLFGFTEVNGNFPGGQAEYLRVPYADFTSFKVPESSELEDESVLFLSDVIPTAYWSVEHSGVKKGDKVIILGSGPIGLMAQKFARLKGAERVIAVDQVDHRLEHAKRTNDVETYNFKNEENIGALLHEDTQGGADVVIDCVGMDGTVPPNKEFGSEFDNQFGTISPIKTASQAVRKFGTVQLTGVYGTEANGFPIGDFFTRNVSLQMGQAPVIHLMPELYDMIENKEFDPTDIITHSLDIKDAAKGYDIFDKKEDGNIKVILKP
- a CDS encoding exonuclease domain-containing protein, which codes for MNFVAIDFETANSSRSSVCSIGLIEYEHGRLADEYYRLVKPKRNYFHSINTSIHGITKEDVRDEKEFNELWGEEIKEKLEGKFVVAHNASFDMSVLRKVLDDYQISYPELTYNCTVNLAKKTWPHLKSYNLKSLAKMLGIHFEHHHALEDAQAAAIILMKACEHHKVDNVQELQVATNTINGRIYPSGYEPARLTRKKSSPSAKDFVAATSEFDVDHPMYQATFAFTGTLQSLKRREAMQKVVSFGGLCTDSVQANIDYLVVGNRDYLKYKQEGQKTSKLKKAEALREEGLNIEIITEEKFLQLLG
- a CDS encoding MurR/RpiR family transcriptional regulator, yielding MNGVLYKVRESFSTVKPAEKVVADYILHHPENVVSMSIQQVAAESFSSPSAVLRFCKTLGFGGFKDFKLKLAGDLSILNMHDMDKHELKPGDSLTNIMTVVTNNNIQSLTESLQLLDIEQLTKAFHYLVNAKKIDLYGVGSSYLIASDAVQKFMRINKPCTAYSDFHMQRVSAVNLEAEDVAVAISYSGATKQVIECIQIAKSQGAKVIAVTKYADTELSSLADAVLFVAANEDDFRSAAMSSRMATLNVIDILYTACAHEEYDDALFHLKRTHEIIQQSGEKGGTTQS